The following proteins are encoded in a genomic region of Entelurus aequoreus isolate RoL-2023_Sb linkage group LG01, RoL_Eaeq_v1.1, whole genome shotgun sequence:
- the atg13 gene encoding autophagy-related protein 13 isoform X1 translates to MDSDLSLQDKKDLDKFIKFFALKTVQVIVQARLGEKICTRSSSSPTGSDWFNLAIKDIPEVTHEAKKALAGQLPGVGHSMCVEISLKTSEGDSMELETWCLEMNEKCDKDIKVSYTVYNRLSVLLKSLLAITRVTPAYKLSRKQGHDYVILYRIYFGEVQMSGFGEGFQTVRVGVVGTPVGTITLSCAYRTNLAFMSNRQFERSAPIMGIIVDHFVDPPCGGQRAANMGQPCNYRPPDDDDDGVQFSGVQDSQEVCTTSFSTSPPSQCVCTLSPSPSKLSKALPLDSPQIPLVPGLVTHTLYASRLCYQPPGTPDLCRTAANPNQTLHAGKEDGVVLHPAKPHRGADAHLTVETIGNTTGSSGDDDILSHTGEGRRSASPADPLQSLNAFTRKVGAFVNKPNAQLTAAMDLPFAAFAPRGLDSEDNDPMVHPPDSPTCMSPLQASLHSQDSEGSAQHDDFVMVDFRPAFSKDDLLPMDLGTFYREFQNPPQLASLSLHISSQSMADDLVGFSPTSCWTQHEVVVVFSTQDSLPEKLAIYEKNIDEFDAFVDMLQ, encoded by the exons ATGGATAGTGACCTGAGCCTCCAGGATAAAAAGGACTTGGACAAGTTCATCAAGTTCTTTGCCTTGAAG ACCGTTCAGGTGATAGTCCAGGCTCGCCTTGGTGAGAAGATCTGCACTCGCTCTTCGTCATCCCCTACTGGTTCTGATTGG TTTAACTTAGCAATCAAAGACATCCCAGAGGTGACTCATGAAGCCAAGAAAGCACTGGCAGGTCAACTCCCAGGAGTGGGACACTCAATGTGCGTGGAGATCTCCCTCAAGACCTCAGAG GGGGACTCGATGGAATTAGAGACTTGGTGCCTGGAGATGAATGAAAA GTGTGATAAAGACATAAAAGTGTCATACACCGTCTACAACCGACTGTCTGTCCTTCTGAAGTCTCTGCTGGCCATCACCAGAGTAACACCTGCCTATAAACTTTCCAGAAAACAGGGACATGACTATGTCATATTATACAG GATCTACTTCGGGGAAGTTCAGATGAGCGGATTTGGAGAAG GTTTCCAGACGGTGCGTGTTGGTGTTGTGGGCACCCCTGTTGGTACCATCACACTTTCCTGTGCTTATCGCACCAACCTGGCTTTTATGTCCAACAG GCAGTTTGAGCGATCCGCCCCTATCATGGGGATCATTGTGGACCACTTTGTGGATCCTCCTTGTGGTGGCCAGCGAGCTGCAAACATGGGTCAGCCCTGCAACTACAG ACCAccggacgatgatgatgatggagtCCAGTTCTCCGGCGTCCAGGATTCGCAGGAGGTCTGCACGACTTCCTTCTCCACTTCTCCTCCCTCTCAG TGTGTCTGTACACTGAGTCCTTCTCCTTCCAAGCTGTCTAAAGCCCTCCCTCTGGACAGTCCACAGATCCCATTGGTTCCTGGACTTGTCACTCACACT CTGTACGCCTCCAGGTTGTGCTACCAGCCTCCTGGAACTCCTGATCTTTGTCGCACTGCTGCCAATCCAAACCAG ACATTGCATGCCGGGAAGGAGGATGGGGTGGTGTTGCATCCAGCAAAGCCTCACCGTGGTGCGGATGCCCACCTGACGGTAGAGACGATCGGCAACACGACTGGGAGCAG CGGCGACGACGACATCTTGTCCCATACCGGCGAGGGAAGGAGGAGCGCTTCTCCCGCCGACCCGCTCCAGTCTCTTAACGCGTTCACAAGGAAAGTGGGAGCGTTTGTCAATAAACCCAACGCACAG CTAACCGCCGCCATGGACTTGCCGTTCGCCGCGTTTGCTCCCAGAGGTTTGGACTCTGAGGACAACGACCCGATG GTGCACCCTCCAGACTCTCCCACCTGCATGTCGCCCCTGCAGGCCAGTCTCCACTCGCAGGACTCCGAGGGCTCGGCGCAGCACGACGACTTCGTCATGGTGGACTTT CGGCCGGCGTTCTCCAAGGACGACTTGTTGCCCATGGACCTGGGAACTTTCTACCGGGAGTTCCAAAACCCTCCTCAGCTGGCCAGCCTCTCGCTGCACATCAGTTCTCAGTCCATGGCCGACGACCTGGTAGGTTTCTCACCGACGTCCTGCTGGACCCAACatgaagttgttgttgttttctccaCGCAGGACTCGCTGCCAGAGAAACTGGCCATCTACGAGAAAAACATCGATGAGTTTGACGCTTTTGTGGATATGCTGCAGTAG
- the atg13 gene encoding autophagy-related protein 13 isoform X4 yields MDSDLSLQDKKDLDKFIKFFALKTVQVIVQARLGEKICTRSSSSPTGSDWFNLAIKDIPEVTHEAKKALAGQLPGVGHSMCVEISLKTSEGDSMELETWCLEMNEKCDKDIKVSYTVYNRLSVLLKSLLAITRVTPAYKLSRKQGHDYVILYRIYFGEVQMSGFGEGFQTVRVGVVGTPVGTITLSCAYRTNLAFMSNRQFERSAPIMGIIVDHFVDPPCGGQRAANMGQPCNYRPPDDDDDGVQFSGVQDSQEVCTTSFSTSPPSQLYASRLCYQPPGTPDLCRTAANPNQTLHAGKEDGVVLHPAKPHRGADAHLTVETIGNTTGSSGDDDILSHTGEGRRSASPADPLQSLNAFTRKVGAFVNKPNAQLTAAMDLPFAAFAPRGLDSEDNDPMVHPPDSPTCMSPLQASLHSQDSEGSAQHDDFVMVDFRPAFSKDDLLPMDLGTFYREFQNPPQLASLSLHISSQSMADDLDSLPEKLAIYEKNIDEFDAFVDMLQ; encoded by the exons ATGGATAGTGACCTGAGCCTCCAGGATAAAAAGGACTTGGACAAGTTCATCAAGTTCTTTGCCTTGAAG ACCGTTCAGGTGATAGTCCAGGCTCGCCTTGGTGAGAAGATCTGCACTCGCTCTTCGTCATCCCCTACTGGTTCTGATTGG TTTAACTTAGCAATCAAAGACATCCCAGAGGTGACTCATGAAGCCAAGAAAGCACTGGCAGGTCAACTCCCAGGAGTGGGACACTCAATGTGCGTGGAGATCTCCCTCAAGACCTCAGAG GGGGACTCGATGGAATTAGAGACTTGGTGCCTGGAGATGAATGAAAA GTGTGATAAAGACATAAAAGTGTCATACACCGTCTACAACCGACTGTCTGTCCTTCTGAAGTCTCTGCTGGCCATCACCAGAGTAACACCTGCCTATAAACTTTCCAGAAAACAGGGACATGACTATGTCATATTATACAG GATCTACTTCGGGGAAGTTCAGATGAGCGGATTTGGAGAAG GTTTCCAGACGGTGCGTGTTGGTGTTGTGGGCACCCCTGTTGGTACCATCACACTTTCCTGTGCTTATCGCACCAACCTGGCTTTTATGTCCAACAG GCAGTTTGAGCGATCCGCCCCTATCATGGGGATCATTGTGGACCACTTTGTGGATCCTCCTTGTGGTGGCCAGCGAGCTGCAAACATGGGTCAGCCCTGCAACTACAG ACCAccggacgatgatgatgatggagtCCAGTTCTCCGGCGTCCAGGATTCGCAGGAGGTCTGCACGACTTCCTTCTCCACTTCTCCTCCCTCTCAG CTGTACGCCTCCAGGTTGTGCTACCAGCCTCCTGGAACTCCTGATCTTTGTCGCACTGCTGCCAATCCAAACCAG ACATTGCATGCCGGGAAGGAGGATGGGGTGGTGTTGCATCCAGCAAAGCCTCACCGTGGTGCGGATGCCCACCTGACGGTAGAGACGATCGGCAACACGACTGGGAGCAG CGGCGACGACGACATCTTGTCCCATACCGGCGAGGGAAGGAGGAGCGCTTCTCCCGCCGACCCGCTCCAGTCTCTTAACGCGTTCACAAGGAAAGTGGGAGCGTTTGTCAATAAACCCAACGCACAG CTAACCGCCGCCATGGACTTGCCGTTCGCCGCGTTTGCTCCCAGAGGTTTGGACTCTGAGGACAACGACCCGATG GTGCACCCTCCAGACTCTCCCACCTGCATGTCGCCCCTGCAGGCCAGTCTCCACTCGCAGGACTCCGAGGGCTCGGCGCAGCACGACGACTTCGTCATGGTGGACTTT CGGCCGGCGTTCTCCAAGGACGACTTGTTGCCCATGGACCTGGGAACTTTCTACCGGGAGTTCCAAAACCCTCCTCAGCTGGCCAGCCTCTCGCTGCACATCAGTTCTCAGTCCATGGCCGACGACCTG GACTCGCTGCCAGAGAAACTGGCCATCTACGAGAAAAACATCGATGAGTTTGACGCTTTTGTGGATATGCTGCAGTAG
- the atg13 gene encoding autophagy-related protein 13 isoform X3, producing MDSDLSLQDKKDLDKFIKFFALKTVQVIVQARLGEKICTRSSSSPTGSDWFNLAIKDIPEVTHEAKKALAGQLPGVGHSMCVEISLKTSEGDSMELETWCLEMNEKCDKDIKVSYTVYNRLSVLLKSLLAITRVTPAYKLSRKQGHDYVILYRIYFGEVQMSGFGEGFQTVRVGVVGTPVGTITLSCAYRTNLAFMSNRQFERSAPIMGIIVDHFVDPPCGGQRAANMGQPCNYRPPDDDDDGVQFSGVQDSQEVCTTSFSTSPPSQCVCTLSPSPSKLSKALPLDSPQIPLVPGLVTHTLYASRLCYQPPGTPDLCRTAANPNQTLHAGKEDGVVLHPAKPHRGADAHLTVETIGNTTGSSGDDDILSHTGEGRRSASPADPLQSLNAFTRKVGAFVNKPNAQLTAAMDLPFAAFAPRGLDSEDNDPMASLHSQDSEGSAQHDDFVMVDFRPAFSKDDLLPMDLGTFYREFQNPPQLASLSLHISSQSMADDLDSLPEKLAIYEKNIDEFDAFVDMLQ from the exons ATGGATAGTGACCTGAGCCTCCAGGATAAAAAGGACTTGGACAAGTTCATCAAGTTCTTTGCCTTGAAG ACCGTTCAGGTGATAGTCCAGGCTCGCCTTGGTGAGAAGATCTGCACTCGCTCTTCGTCATCCCCTACTGGTTCTGATTGG TTTAACTTAGCAATCAAAGACATCCCAGAGGTGACTCATGAAGCCAAGAAAGCACTGGCAGGTCAACTCCCAGGAGTGGGACACTCAATGTGCGTGGAGATCTCCCTCAAGACCTCAGAG GGGGACTCGATGGAATTAGAGACTTGGTGCCTGGAGATGAATGAAAA GTGTGATAAAGACATAAAAGTGTCATACACCGTCTACAACCGACTGTCTGTCCTTCTGAAGTCTCTGCTGGCCATCACCAGAGTAACACCTGCCTATAAACTTTCCAGAAAACAGGGACATGACTATGTCATATTATACAG GATCTACTTCGGGGAAGTTCAGATGAGCGGATTTGGAGAAG GTTTCCAGACGGTGCGTGTTGGTGTTGTGGGCACCCCTGTTGGTACCATCACACTTTCCTGTGCTTATCGCACCAACCTGGCTTTTATGTCCAACAG GCAGTTTGAGCGATCCGCCCCTATCATGGGGATCATTGTGGACCACTTTGTGGATCCTCCTTGTGGTGGCCAGCGAGCTGCAAACATGGGTCAGCCCTGCAACTACAG ACCAccggacgatgatgatgatggagtCCAGTTCTCCGGCGTCCAGGATTCGCAGGAGGTCTGCACGACTTCCTTCTCCACTTCTCCTCCCTCTCAG TGTGTCTGTACACTGAGTCCTTCTCCTTCCAAGCTGTCTAAAGCCCTCCCTCTGGACAGTCCACAGATCCCATTGGTTCCTGGACTTGTCACTCACACT CTGTACGCCTCCAGGTTGTGCTACCAGCCTCCTGGAACTCCTGATCTTTGTCGCACTGCTGCCAATCCAAACCAG ACATTGCATGCCGGGAAGGAGGATGGGGTGGTGTTGCATCCAGCAAAGCCTCACCGTGGTGCGGATGCCCACCTGACGGTAGAGACGATCGGCAACACGACTGGGAGCAG CGGCGACGACGACATCTTGTCCCATACCGGCGAGGGAAGGAGGAGCGCTTCTCCCGCCGACCCGCTCCAGTCTCTTAACGCGTTCACAAGGAAAGTGGGAGCGTTTGTCAATAAACCCAACGCACAG CTAACCGCCGCCATGGACTTGCCGTTCGCCGCGTTTGCTCCCAGAGGTTTGGACTCTGAGGACAACGACCCGATG GCCAGTCTCCACTCGCAGGACTCCGAGGGCTCGGCGCAGCACGACGACTTCGTCATGGTGGACTTT CGGCCGGCGTTCTCCAAGGACGACTTGTTGCCCATGGACCTGGGAACTTTCTACCGGGAGTTCCAAAACCCTCCTCAGCTGGCCAGCCTCTCGCTGCACATCAGTTCTCAGTCCATGGCCGACGACCTG GACTCGCTGCCAGAGAAACTGGCCATCTACGAGAAAAACATCGATGAGTTTGACGCTTTTGTGGATATGCTGCAGTAG
- the atg13 gene encoding autophagy-related protein 13 isoform X2 yields MDSDLSLQDKKDLDKFIKFFALKTVQVIVQARLGEKICTRSSSSPTGSDWFNLAIKDIPEVTHEAKKALAGQLPGVGHSMCVEISLKTSEGDSMELETWCLEMNEKCDKDIKVSYTVYNRLSVLLKSLLAITRVTPAYKLSRKQGHDYVILYRIYFGEVQMSGFGEGFQTVRVGVVGTPVGTITLSCAYRTNLAFMSNRQFERSAPIMGIIVDHFVDPPCGGQRAANMGQPCNYRPPDDDDDGVQFSGVQDSQEVCTTSFSTSPPSQCVCTLSPSPSKLSKALPLDSPQIPLVPGLVTHTLYASRLCYQPPGTPDLCRTAANPNQTLHAGKEDGVVLHPAKPHRGADAHLTVETIGNTTGSSGDDDILSHTGEGRRSASPADPLQSLNAFTRKVGAFVNKPNAQLTAAMDLPFAAFAPRGLDSEDNDPMVHPPDSPTCMSPLQASLHSQDSEGSAQHDDFVMVDFRPAFSKDDLLPMDLGTFYREFQNPPQLASLSLHISSQSMADDLDSLPEKLAIYEKNIDEFDAFVDMLQ; encoded by the exons ATGGATAGTGACCTGAGCCTCCAGGATAAAAAGGACTTGGACAAGTTCATCAAGTTCTTTGCCTTGAAG ACCGTTCAGGTGATAGTCCAGGCTCGCCTTGGTGAGAAGATCTGCACTCGCTCTTCGTCATCCCCTACTGGTTCTGATTGG TTTAACTTAGCAATCAAAGACATCCCAGAGGTGACTCATGAAGCCAAGAAAGCACTGGCAGGTCAACTCCCAGGAGTGGGACACTCAATGTGCGTGGAGATCTCCCTCAAGACCTCAGAG GGGGACTCGATGGAATTAGAGACTTGGTGCCTGGAGATGAATGAAAA GTGTGATAAAGACATAAAAGTGTCATACACCGTCTACAACCGACTGTCTGTCCTTCTGAAGTCTCTGCTGGCCATCACCAGAGTAACACCTGCCTATAAACTTTCCAGAAAACAGGGACATGACTATGTCATATTATACAG GATCTACTTCGGGGAAGTTCAGATGAGCGGATTTGGAGAAG GTTTCCAGACGGTGCGTGTTGGTGTTGTGGGCACCCCTGTTGGTACCATCACACTTTCCTGTGCTTATCGCACCAACCTGGCTTTTATGTCCAACAG GCAGTTTGAGCGATCCGCCCCTATCATGGGGATCATTGTGGACCACTTTGTGGATCCTCCTTGTGGTGGCCAGCGAGCTGCAAACATGGGTCAGCCCTGCAACTACAG ACCAccggacgatgatgatgatggagtCCAGTTCTCCGGCGTCCAGGATTCGCAGGAGGTCTGCACGACTTCCTTCTCCACTTCTCCTCCCTCTCAG TGTGTCTGTACACTGAGTCCTTCTCCTTCCAAGCTGTCTAAAGCCCTCCCTCTGGACAGTCCACAGATCCCATTGGTTCCTGGACTTGTCACTCACACT CTGTACGCCTCCAGGTTGTGCTACCAGCCTCCTGGAACTCCTGATCTTTGTCGCACTGCTGCCAATCCAAACCAG ACATTGCATGCCGGGAAGGAGGATGGGGTGGTGTTGCATCCAGCAAAGCCTCACCGTGGTGCGGATGCCCACCTGACGGTAGAGACGATCGGCAACACGACTGGGAGCAG CGGCGACGACGACATCTTGTCCCATACCGGCGAGGGAAGGAGGAGCGCTTCTCCCGCCGACCCGCTCCAGTCTCTTAACGCGTTCACAAGGAAAGTGGGAGCGTTTGTCAATAAACCCAACGCACAG CTAACCGCCGCCATGGACTTGCCGTTCGCCGCGTTTGCTCCCAGAGGTTTGGACTCTGAGGACAACGACCCGATG GTGCACCCTCCAGACTCTCCCACCTGCATGTCGCCCCTGCAGGCCAGTCTCCACTCGCAGGACTCCGAGGGCTCGGCGCAGCACGACGACTTCGTCATGGTGGACTTT CGGCCGGCGTTCTCCAAGGACGACTTGTTGCCCATGGACCTGGGAACTTTCTACCGGGAGTTCCAAAACCCTCCTCAGCTGGCCAGCCTCTCGCTGCACATCAGTTCTCAGTCCATGGCCGACGACCTG GACTCGCTGCCAGAGAAACTGGCCATCTACGAGAAAAACATCGATGAGTTTGACGCTTTTGTGGATATGCTGCAGTAG
- the harbi1 gene encoding putative nuclease HARBI1 yields MAISIAVLDCDLLLHGRGHKTLDRFNLDSVSDEFLLAQFGFPRHFILYLVELLKECLCRPTQRSRAISPEVQILAALGFYTSGSFQTSMGDTIGISQASMSRCVSNVTSALVEKASQFITFNRDTAIREQTSQEFQRVAGLTGVLGVLDCVQVSIKAPNSEDSSYVNKKGFHSIGCQIVCDARGLLLSAETHWPGGLKGVEVLERSALYKQLQETQEGYLLGDSRYPLKTWLMTPVACPQTPAEFEYNLAHAATHEIVDRTFRAIQTRFRCLDGTKGYLQYSPERSSSIVLACCVLHNASLQSGLDAWTLERTDPLEQPEPLEQRPEDRDVQAEEMRQQLILKHPS; encoded by the exons ATGGCGATATCAATAGCCGTTCTGGATTGCGACCTACTGTTGCATGGTCGGGGCCACAAGACCCTGGACCGCTTCAATCTGGACTCGGTGTCTGACGAATTCCTCCTCGCACAATTTGGCTTCCCCAGACACTTTATCCTGTATTTGGTGGAGTTGCTCAAAGAG TGCCTGTGTAGACCCACACAGAGGTCCAGAGCCATCAGTCCCGAGGTCCAGATTCTGGCTGCTTTGGGCTTCTATACATCAGGTTCTTTTCAAACATCCATGGGCGATACCATCGGAATCAGCCAGGCGTCCATGTCCAGATGTGTGTCCAATGTAACCAGTGCTCTGGTTGAGAAAGCCTCCCAGTTCATCACATTTAACAG AGACACTGCCATCAGAGAGCAGACGTCCCAGGAGTTCCAGAGGGTGGCGGGATTGACAGGAGTCCTGGGAGTGCTGGACTGCGTTCAGGTCTCCATCAAAGCTCCGAACAGCGAAGACTCGTCGTACGTGAACAAGAAGGGCTTCCACTCCATCGGCTGTCAGATAGTATGTGATGCCAGGGGCTTGTTGCTCAGCGCCGAAACTCACTGGCCCGGCGGGCTCAAAGGCGTGGAGGTTTTGGAGAGATCTGCCCTTTACAAACAACTACAGGAAACCCAGGAGGGTTATTTGCTGG GTGACAGCCGTTATCCCCTGAAGACCTGGTTGATGACCCCAGTGGCGTGTCCACAAACCCCTGCAGAGTTTGAATATAATCTTGCTCACGCAGCGACTCACGAAATAGTGGACAGAACGTTTAGAGCCATCCAGACCAGATTCAGATGTTTAGATGGCACCAAAGGATACTTGCAG TACTCGCCCGAGAGGAGCTCGTCCATCGTGTTGGCCTGTTGTGTCCTCCACAACGCCTCACTGCAGTCGGGATTGGACGCTTGGACTCTGGAGAGGACGGACCCTCTGGAGCAGCCCGAACCTCTGGAGCAGAGACCCGAGGACCGTGACGTCCAGGCGGAGGAGATGCGTCAACAGCTCATCCTCAAACACCCCAGCTGA